The DNA sequence ggcgtcttcctcttcttatTCTTCAAAGTGGAGTGCTCGGGCTGCGCGTCTTCAGATGGCACATCATAATACGAAAGCCGTCCCTCCTCACAGGGGTCTGGGCTGACGAGCGGAGGCCTGCGGTTGGTGTAGACCTTGGTGGGGGGTTCGTCACCAACGGGCTTGTCTGGATCGAGATAACCCACGATGGAAGACTTCAAGTCACCCCAAGGACTGTCGTTCGTACCAGCCCTTCCCCGAAAAGACACGTTGCTCTCTGGATCATCATCTGCACGCCGAGACTTGCGGCCCCTCGTCCCACGGCGGTGAGGTCTCGAGGCCAAAtagtcatcatcgtcaaacTCACTGTCCATACTGCGATGTCGCTTGTGGGAGCGGGGCTCGGGTCGGTAGGAGTCTATGACGGAATCTCGGATGGTATCACTGACGACTCTCCGAGGCGCGTCACGCTCAGTTTGACCGTTGCGCGAGCCTTTCGAAGGCTTCCGCGGGCAGTCATCAATATAGTGATCTGCCTGTTTTCCACAAAAATTGCAAGTGTAGTCCTCGGGTGCTTTGACGGCATATCGCCAGTCCCCGTTCGTTGGGCAATCTTGAATAAGATGGCCTAATAGGGTTAACATCAGTAATATCATGCCTGGGGGTTCATACTTACCACGCACGTTGCAACGGTTGCACACATAGTTTCCCGGTATGGTAAACTCCTTGTCACCCTTGGTAGCCGATTTGGCGTTTCCCACGTCAACCGGGCTCTCACCGTACTCCAAAACTAGCTCAGTTTGcgcggccttcttctttttcttcttcgttCTGGCCAACGCCCAGTCATCACCGAACACCATTCGGTTGGAACCGGTAAGAAAGGAGAGATCCTtgcctttctccttctccttctccttctccttctgttTCTGcgtctgcttctgcttctcctcctgctccaacTTTTCCCACTCCTGCTCCTgatttttcttctctctctgcctCACCGAGTCTTCCATGGCCATTGCATTTGCTCCTGATAAAAACGGCAAATCGGGACAGGAAGGATCAAATGTGTTACTCTTGCCCTGTCTTCCTGTTCCCGTTCGAATGCAGTCAGCAGCGGGAACTACCTTTTCAATCAGCTCTCCAGGCTCAGGAGCAGCCTCTCGAGAAAACATCATCCTATCAGGATGCATGCGGCCATACATGATCtcgggagcaggagaggagtGGTCCACCGAGACAGATGCAGCCCTATCCGGGTGCATATGAGCCAATGTTGGCGGCGGAGAATCATGTTTCGGAGACTCTTGTGGTGTGCTGACAAGAACCCTTCTTCCAGGATGGATATAATCGCTCATGTCTCCTTCAAAGGCAGCGGTAGAGTCATTGCGGGCCGGTAGGCCTGACAGTCTTCTATCCGGATGGGTGTAATCGTTCGTTGATTTTGAAGGGTCAGGGCCAGCAACAATCCTCAGGACTGACACCCGCCGATTGAGATGCTTGTGTTCATCCATGGGCTTGGACAAAGTGCCTGAGGGCTTTTGAATCTTATGAGCTGTTGAAGATTTGGATGGAGCTGGGGGCAGCGAGGCCGTAGTCCTGATTAGTTCCCGCAACTCAGTTTCCACGATGTGAAGACGTCTCGCGTCGAGAGGGTGCTCTGAGACGTGGCTCTGCTCTAGCTCGACAAAACCATCAATGATGGTCTGGTCGTCAATGCGGCAGCTCTTGAGCAGCTGATACCACTCTTTGAGTTCGGATTCAGCGCTTGACGGGTTGGACACGTCCTTGTCAATCAGGCGTTCGATAAGCCATATGACAAAGCTGTTGAGGGTACGCTGtttgttgaccttgacagGAAATGCCCGGCCGAGAGACTCAAAGAGCTTACGGGCGGAGGGACATTTGCGAAAATCACCAAGTGGCGGTTCGCCCTGGTTCTTCTTCTTACTCTTGCCCATTCTTTCCAAACAGGAGACACGGGCTCCTTGAGCAAGTAGACCGGCAGGCTTCCGCAATGTGGCAGCCTTAAGGCCGGAACAAACGGCCCTCTGCGAGTTTCCTGTAGCCGTGCAAGAGGATGGGTCAGTTTCGGTATTTGCACATGTGTTCGTGAATTTGTCCTGAAAAGTACCTCTCGAAAGGACCAGAATATTGTCGGCCAGGGGCTGCGAGTAATTGCAATGGATCGCAAGCCCCTGGAGAAGAGAGTTGACCAGGTGCTACGATCGAACCGAGATCAGAAAACCAATAAAACCAAGCTGCGACCCGTTCAGCAGATTGGCTTGTTTGACAGTTCTTGGTCGAGACAAAAGAAGCTGGGTACCTAAAAGAGCGGTTTTGGTCGATCAGTACTCACGCAGGTAGCCGAAGAAAAGATGGGTGGAAGATGTTGATTTGAAGGAAACCATCAGTGGTGCAGATGGAAGCATTTGACAAGTCCCGTTCCTGTGACGTGTTTTGTGTTGAATTTCCCAGAAAATAAGGCAGGAGCGAAGGGCTACTGTTGTGTGCATCCCGTTACAAACGGAAGGAGCAGCTCAAGGTCACATCTAACGCAATTATCACAGCACCTGGATGCTCCATAGGTAATTATTCCACCTGAAGGGTGTTGTTCTctgtcaaaaaaaaaaattgcaTGATAGGAATGAGCAACAGATATCCCAAAACCAACCCGCCAAGCTCCCGAGCCCAAGGAAGTAGCAGTATACAAATGAAAAGGGGGCTAGAAATCACCTCTTCAGCTGTGCAAACCTCTTTGCAAGCTCATCCAGATCTGGAACCCCATCCCCTTTCTGCTCCGAAGGCTTTCTCGTCACAGCAGCCGGCTtcttggttggtgttgtcaaCTCCTGTCTGTTGAGAGTGACTTTGGGGTGGATGTTATCAGTGGAAGGACTAGGAGGATTGACATGAAGCGGGATAGCCGGCCCAAAAGATTTTGGGGGTGTAGCTTTGCTCAGGTCTTCCTGTGCCTTgagctcagcagcagcttcctCATCCACACCAACCAGCGGTTCCTCCAACACTCTTTGTGCCTGGCCTCCACTTGggttctcatcatcatcatcatcatccataaAGTCAGGAGGATCCCCCAGCTCCTTATTCTTCCCTTTTGGCCAGTCAACGCCGTATGCCCGCGCAATCTCCTCAAGGTAGCCCTGCACCAGCTCGTCTTTTGGTGGTGTGACGCTCAGCTTCTTGACCACCCCTTCGCTTACTTTCCCGTCGCTGTTTTCTGTAGCCTGTAGCACAAATTCTTTCCCAAACTTCTCGGCCAACAACGTCCTCACTGTTTGGAGCTCTTTTATTTCTGTCTTGGGAGCGGCGTAGATGATGGACTTGACAGCCTCTTCAAGGCCGGGATcgcatgttggtgatgcctcTAGCAAGCCAGCGCGGGCTAGTAGAAGCTCGCAGTAGAGTTCTAGGATTTCGTGGagctcggtgatgatgtcggaTCTGATGATGTTCTCGACGCGGATTCGGGCCGAATCAACCTTGTTCTGCTCGAGGAGCTGGGCCATGGCTCTGCGCTGGGTCTTTGCAAGGGCCTCGTCACGCTTTTGAACCATACGAAGGCGGGCTATGGCTAGTTTGAGCTGGACTTTGATTTTGGTCTGGTGGTGACCTGTTAGATACTCTTTTTACTTGCGATGTAAGGTGACAAGGAAGGAGCCATACCACAAGGACCGGggatgttggaggaggcattTCGGTATCTGGACTGGCTCAGTGTCCACGGGAAGGGTAGGAAACAGGAGATCTTGGAGTAGGCGAGAACTGGGTGATGTCTGATATCAATGAACAAGGCTCCAGGCTCCAGTATTCTGAATAGGGAGAGGTTGCGAATGCGCAAGGCGGGATGCGGCTGAGAGCTtggttgctgatggtggggttggaagTGCGTTGCATGCGGGGTAGCACGCTAATCAGCCGTTAACAGTTTGCGACAGGGTCTTGGCTGTCGTCGTTGTGGAGTCAATCTCCATACATGTCCATCTTGACAGCAGTTGGCTCGTGCGTTCTTCAACCTCATGTCTTGAGACGTAGGTAGAGAGCAGCTTGACCAGTGCCTCATGGAGTGTGAGAGGAATCAAGGCATGCAAAAATAAAGACAATTTAAACAGCTTTCTCTCAATAGCAACTTTCAAGTTCAATCTAAACAGATAATTGAGCTCCTGAAGCTCACAGTCACGTGGGATATGTGGTCCGTGCCAGATATCAACGGACTTGTTGGAGCCTCGCGCTTGGCAACTTATTCCGCCAGTCAACACCTGTCCAGCATTGACAGCAACATATCTATTTCTTGTTTAACATCACGGTAGACCTTCATCGCTTCCAAATTCTCTACACCATAGCCATAATAACCTCTCGTTGGAAACAGCTTTTTTGGaagacatcaacaaccatTCAGCACCGTTAATCCATCCTtcaaaccatcaaaatggCGGACAAAGATAAACAGTACAAGTATCGTCAAGAGATACAGCAGGTTAGTTATGACTCTCTTTTTTGTTTGCTAGGTTGTATGACAAGTTGGGAAGTGGATGGAATGGATTGGGTGGGAAATGGATTGGGTTGATGGAGAAAGGACATCATGTAGGCATTGAGCATCGATTCAGGGACAAGAGCTGGATGCAGCAAGACGGCCTGACAGAGGGGATAGCCGGGCAGGGAATACATAAAGCCAGATGATGTGACAAGTCACATTTGAAGGGGATAAAAAGATGGTACTCTTTGTCAACAGCGCGGTGAGAAATCTATTGGGAATGGGTATCTTATGACTTGGAAGATCTCTTGACTCCGGAGGGGTCTGTGGGGGGATGTCAGGAAAACTGGTGCTGGCCCCAACAGCTTTCATGTCTCTCACAGTGAAAGTCATCATGGGGGTGAAAACAGCTATACCGGTATTGCTCctgggcagcggcggcgacgaCATTCTGGGCCatggcaacggcaacggcaacggcaacggcaacactACATAAGTTCCCCATGTTTTGTTCTACTCACACAATGACGCTTCCCTCAACCACTTTTCGACACAAGACCCAGAAGAAAAGACATCGAGATTGTCATAATGATCAGCACTTCTCCCTCCAAACAGCCTGGTAAAAAGGGGCAGTCAGGTTGCCCACCCATGACGGAGCTACCACCCGCTCACCCTTCTTTACCGACGCCAGGAAACTCACGACTACCTCCCCTGACCATTCGACCTGGATGGAGAGCATCCGCTCCTGAGCGCCCTTCTCGCCGGGCAGCACCGCCTGCGAACCCAACACACGGTCCCACGGTGAGCAAGATTCTTGCTCCCTCTTGGACCAATTTACAGGCAGAGCAGCCACAGCAAGAGGTGCGGCTACAAAAGACAGAAGAGGCACTGCTGTTTGAGAAGAGAGACCAGCTTCTTTGCCGGATCGAGCAGCTTGAGATTGAGATTGAACAGTGAAAActgccaacctcgccaaagTCGAAATATCAAGAGTCGCAGCCACAGGCCATTTCTCAAGAGAACCCATCGGAGTTAGTGCCAGAGCTCTCTTCCTTGCAGCCAGAGCTGAGAACTCAAGAGAGATCACCTGCACCAGAGTCGCAGCCCGCAGCCATTTCTGCGACTTTTCAAGAGCAACCATCAGAGTCGAAACCTCAAGACACATCATCACACTCTGAGTTGCAGCAAACAGCCAAGGAACTCGAGATCTCGAAACAAGAATTGCCAGTCTCACAGCCGGAGTCGACACTCCAAGAAATCTTGCTGCATCCTGTGCCAGAGTCGCAGCTGTCACCACAGGCACAAGGGGCGCAGCCAGAGTCATGCCACGAAAGATGCTGCCCAAAAAAACCCCAGAGTTATATACAGcccatcaacttcaaccagTGCCGCCTCGTCAAGTACCAGAGGTGCAGCCACAGCTTGAGAAGCAGCCTGAGCCTGAAAGGCAATCCGAGCCAGAGCCGCAGCAGTTGCGACCCATTCCGATGCTTCAGTCAGAGCAACCTCGTGATTTTGCCCCCCATCGAGGAAATGAGCAGGTCCAGCAGCGGAATAATAGCCAGTTCATGAAGGGGGCGACCCCCCCGACTCGACAGCAACAGGAAGATGACACCCCCATGTACTTTCAAGCCTCCCTTCACGAGCTCTATCCCGTCAGGCTCGTCAATCCGCGGTGCGCCAAATTCAAGAAAGTGTTTCAGAGGCCACACTTCTTCACCCCGTCCCCGAGTTATGCAATCGGATACACTTCTGTGCCGCCACCACAGCCCGGAGCTGCTACTGGTAGTACTGCTGTCGATGACTCCGCGCCCCCTG is a window from the Podospora pseudocomata strain CBS 415.72m chromosome 6, whole genome shotgun sequence genome containing:
- a CDS encoding hypothetical protein (EggNog:ENOG503P9PF; COG:S), with translation MGKSKKKNQGEPPLGDFRKCPSARKLFESLGRAFPVKVNKQRTLNSFVIWLIERLIDKDVSNPSSAESELKEWYQLLKSCRIDDQTIIDGFVELEQSHVSEHPLDARRLHIVETELRELIRTTASLPPAPSKSSTAHKIQKPSGTLSKPMDEHKHLNRRVSVLRIVAGPDPSKSTNDYTHPDRRLSGLPARNDSTAAFEGDMSDYIHPGRRVLVSTPQESPKHDSPPPTLAHMHPDRAASVSVDHSSPAPEIMYGRMHPDRMMFSREAAPEPGELIEKVVPAADCIRTGTGRQGKSNTFDPSCPDLPFLSGANAMAMEDSVRQREKKNQEQEWEKLEQEEKQKQTQKQKEKEKEKEKGKDLSFLTGSNRMVFGDDWALARTKKKKKKAAQTELVLEYGESPVDVGNAKSATKGDKEFTIPGNYVCNRCNVRGKYEPPGMILLMLTLLGHLIQDCPTNGDWRYAVKAPEDYTCNFCGKQADHYIDDCPRKPSKGSRNGQTERDAPRRVVSDTIRDSVIDSYRPEPRSHKRHRSMDSEFDDDDYLASRPHRRGTRGRKSRRADDDPESNVSFRGRAGTNDSPWGDLKSSIVGYLDPDKPVGDEPPTKVYTNRRPPLVSPDPCEEGRLSYYDVPSEDAQPEHSTLKNKKRKTPPKKTQLVVPKFERSPIRIANAPPPRIRVGPQQVGQMIEEERDKNDLIPSFFKMFLGKKVYCRTKAKRPVAIDFIDMPSESEGGDDDAMETDQAQDSVKNEQGDMSAQLKSRLSPGPSVDEPQQATNSSVIQHLHDVIDVDDDVVMTEARPSVIVSGLGDVTDLTGLSDGESQSHIVVVDD
- the IST1 gene encoding Vacuolar protein sorting-associated protein ist1 (COG:Z; BUSCO:EOG09264PK5; EggNog:ENOG503NW5R), which translates into the protein MPPPTSPVLVTKIKVQLKLAIARLRMVQKRDEALAKTQRRAMAQLLEQNKVDSARIRVENIIRSDIITELHEILELYCELLLARAGLLEASPTCDPGLEEAVKSIIYAAPKTEIKELQTVRTLLAEKFGKEFVLQATENSDGKVSEGVVKKLSVTPPKDELVQGYLEEIARAYGVDWPKGKNKELGDPPDFMDDDDDDENPSGGQAQRVLEEPLVGVDEEAAAELKAQEDLSKATPPKSFGPAIPLHVNPPSPSTDNIHPKVTLNRQELTTPTKKPAAVTRKPSEQKGDGVPDLDELAKRFAQLKR